In a genomic window of Glycine max cultivar Williams 82 chromosome 13, Glycine_max_v4.0, whole genome shotgun sequence:
- the LOC100816296 gene encoding receptor-like serine/threonine-protein kinase ALE2 isoform X4, translating into MGVVLALMLQLCIIAFAVTAQEFKAFLPVVPPGEETLGPIYHGEGSKAPNLPSDGDGFVISPSPANLHVYHSPSSPAVPNGPFYKPPKTFPPSTTAPSPQKIKDIEPSKSPSPSTIALSPPYAVVPLPSAVQGNKPPPVKTSPPQREAPTVRPPFSTPTAPAPVAISSDRSPKISPVSQPIEHGHLTPDVDNRNANNSHLAESFSPAPGAVPSANLPKNSSASQPTENGTFPPKEGTNNGHGLEPISPAPVAVNLPKESPVSQPPEHASLPPIVHQRNANMGHNLKPVSPASVAIPPTTYKITSMDSEPTTQHGSIPPNVHKRNSNKGHTSETVSPEPVASPPWKVENSPPETHPIVPTITPSTLTAPVTSPPSAFPLKPPLVHPIVPVASPSKLPAPVSSPTPLRSFNWKKGGAPVVAPLSRNPKPLPAVIHSPAQAPVAQKARQLHHAPEPLISSPKSSSNKEYHYPPLSPTSSFYKHPHTREIIGSPSPASSSMVSPPTSKHQEAAIPPLLPPRSGQRHHVSPPINSSSSVSPFSSPIHSNTGQVSPAPSPSIKFASHPTGSTIFPPKVAPSESSSKRPKMPLLPQVQVLPPPPPNEDCISTVCTEPYTNSPPGEPCRCVWPMRVGLRLSVSLYTFFPLVSELASEIATGVFMKQSQVRIMGANAADQQPEKTVVLIDLVPLGEEFDNTTAFFTSDRFWHKMVIIKAFYFGDYDVLYVSYPGLPPSPPLPPSSLNMFNGGPYSTDGNNGRTIKPIGVDILKRQQKVGLSRGIISTIAVSVSLAVVLCAAAAWVMFKFRDHVSQSASTPRQLSPPSLTKEPGTAGSLRGAGAGVGSVSTSFRSSIAAYTGSAKTFSTNDIKKATDDFHASRILGEGGFGLVYSGILEDGTKVAVKVLKREDHHGDREFLAEVEMLSRLHHRNLVKLIGICIENSFRSLVYELVPNGSVESYLHGVDRGNSPLDWGARMKIALGAARGLAYLHEDSSPRVIHRDFKSSNILLEDDFTPKVSDFGLARTATDEENKHISTRVMGTFGYVAPEYAMTGHLLVKSDVYSYGVVLLELLTGRKPVDMSQAPGQENLVAWARPLLTSKEGCEAMIDQSLGTDVPFDSVAKVAAIASMCVQPEVSNRPFMSEVVQALKLVCSECDEAKEESGSSSFSLEDLSVDLALGISTVSGQLSDNFQSQLSGTNFDSGVDIERGLAASEIFSSSARFGRAESGSFRRNSYSGPLRTGRSRQLWQIIRSLSSGSVSEHGTMLKL; encoded by the exons ATGGGGGTGGTTTTGGCCTTGATGCTGCAGCTCTGCATCATTGCCTTTGCTGTGACAGCTCAAGAGTTCAAAG CATTTCTTCCAGTCGTTCCTCCTGGTGAAGAAACACTTGGTCCTATTTATCATGGAGAGGGAAGCAAAGCACCAAACCTGCCATCAGATGGAGATG GGTTTGTTATATCCCCATCTCCGGCTAACTTACATGTGTATCATTCCCCTAGCTCTCCAGCAGTACCAAATG GACCATTCTATAAGCCTCCAAAGACATTTCCACCTTCTACAACAGCTCCATCCCCTCAGAAGATTAAAGACATTGAACCATCCAAATCTCCAAGTCCGAGCACCATAGCATTATCACCACCATATGCGGTTGTTCCCTTGCCATCAGCAGTTCAAGGGAACAAGCCACCACCTGTTAAAACAAGTCCACCTCAAAGGGAAGCGCCTACTGTTAGGCCTCCTTTCTCTACACCAACTGCTCCAG CTCCAGTTGCAATATCTTCTGACAGATCACCAAAAATTTCACCAGTCAGCCAACCAATTGAACATGGACATTTGACACCTGATGTGGATAATAGGAATGCAAATAACAGTCACCTTGCAGAGTCATTTTCACCAG CACCAGGTGCAGTACCTTCTGCTAATTTGCCCAAAAATTCATCAGCCAGCCAACCAACTGAAAATGGAACTTTTCCTCCCAAAGAGGGTACAAATAATGGTCATGGCCTGGAACCAATTTCACCAG CCCCTGTAGCAGTTAATTTGCCAAAAGAGTCACCAGTCAGCCAGCCTCCTGAACATGCAAGTTTGCCGCCAATTGTCCATCAAAGGAATGCAAATATGGGTCACAACTTGAAGCCTGTTTCACCAG CCTCAGTTGCTATACCTCCCACAACTTACAAAATAACATCAATGGACAGTGAACCAACGACACAGCATGGAAGCATTCCACCTAATGTTcataaaagaaattcaaataaaggTCACACTTCTGAGACAGTTTCACCAG AACCTGTTGCATCCCCACCATGGAAAGTGGAAAATAGCCCACCAGAGACCCACCCAATTGTCCCAACAATAACTCCATCCACATTAACTG CACCAGTTACATCACCTCCAAGTGCATTTCCATTAAAACCACCATTGGTCCATCCGATTGTTCCAGTAGCATCTCCATCAAAATTACCAG CACCTGTTTCCTCTCCCACTCCTTTGAGAAGCTTCAATTGGAAGAAGGGTGGAGCACCAGTTGTTGCACCTTTGTCCAGAAATCCAAAGCCACTTCCAGCTGTAATACACTCCCCTGCTCAAG ctCCTGTAGCACAAAAAGCAAGGCAATTACATCATGCCCCTGAGCCATTGATTTCATCTCCTAAATCTTCTTCCAATAAAGAATATCATTATCCTCCATTGTCACCTACATCCTCATTTTATAAACATCCTCATACAAGGGAGATAATTGGCAGCCCTTCTCCTGCATCATCATCTATGGTTTCTCCTCCCACTTCAAAACACCAAG AAGCAGCAATTCCTCCCTTATTGCCACCAAGAAGTGGACAAAGACATCATGTTTCACCACCAATCAACTCAA GTTCTTCAGTTTCCCCATTCTCTTCCCCTATTCATTCAAATACGGGTCAAGTTTCACCTGCTCCTTCTCCATCAATCAAATTTGCATCTCACCCAACTGGAA GCACCATTTTTCCTCCTAAAGTAGCTCCATCTGAGTCTTCTTCAAAGAGACCTAAGATGCCACTCTTGCCTCAAGTTCAAGTGCTGCCACCGCCGCCTCCTAATGAAG ATTGTATATCAACTGTCTGCACAGAACCTTATACAAATTCTCCGCCTGGAGAACCTTGCAGATGTGTCTGGCCGATGCGTGTTGGTCTTCGCCTTAGTGTTTCTCTTTATACCTTCTTCCCTTTGGTTTCAGAACTAGCTTCTGAAATTGCCACTGGGgttttcatgaaacaaagtcaAGTTCGCATTATGGGAGCAAATGCAGCAGACCAACAACCTGAGAAAACTGTTGTCCTTATTGATTTGGTGCCACTTGGGGAAGAGTTTGATAATACTACAGCCTTTTTTACTTCTGACAGATTCTGGCACAAAATGGTTATTATAAAAGCTTTCTACTTTGGAGACTATGACGTGTTATATGTGAGTTATCCag gtttacctccttctcctcctttaCCTCCTTCAAGCCTTAACATGTTCAATGGAGGTCCATATTCCACTGATGGCAATAATGGAAGGACGATAAAGCCCATTGGGGTCGACATACTGAAGAGACAGCAAAAAGTTGGACTTAGCAGAGGCATAATTTCCACTATTGCTGTTTCTGTTTCTTTAGCAGTTGTTTTATGTGCTGCTGCTGCCTGGGTCATGTTCAAGTTCAGAGATCATGTTAGTCAGTCAGCATCAACCCCACGGCAGCTTTCACCACCTTCTCTTACCAAAGAACCAG GTACTGCAGGATCACTTAGAGGTGCGGGTGCAGGAGTTGGTTCTGTTTCCACATCATTTCGATCTAGCATTGCTGCTTATACAGGATCTGCTAAGACTTTCAGTACGAATGACATCAAGAAAGCTACTGATGATTTCCATGCTTCAAGAATACTTGGAGAGGGCGGTTTTGGCCTTGTTTACAGTGGTATCCTTGAAGATGGGACCAAAGTGGCAGTCAAGGTTCTAAAGAGGGAGGACCATCATGGTGATCGTGAATTCTTAGCTGAAGTTGAGATGCTTAGTCGTCTTCACCATAGAAATTTGGTCAAGTTAATTGGTATATGTATTGAAAACAGCTTCCGCAGCCTTGTTTATGAACTTGTTCCAAATGGAAGCGTGGAATCCTATTTACATG GGGTTGACAGGGGAAACAGCCCACTTGATTGGGGTGCCCGGATGAAGATAGCACTTGGTGCAGCTCGTGGCCTAGCTTACCTGCATGAAGATTCAAGTCCCCGTGTTATACATAGGGacttcaagtctagcaacataTTGTTGGAAGATGATTTTACACCAAAAGTATCTGATTTTGGACTGGCCCGAACAGCAACGGATGAGGAAAACAAGCACATATCAACACGTGTCATGGGAACTTTTGG TTATGTGGCGCCGGAGTATGCAATGACTGGGCATCTTCTTGTTAAGAGTGATGTTTACAGCTATGGTGTTGTTCTTCTTGAGCTTTTGACTGGAAGAAAACCTGTAGACATGTCACAAGCTCCTGGTCAAGAGAATCTTGTCGCTTGGGCTCGTCCACTTCTCACAAGTAAAGAAGGATGTGAAGCAATGATAGACCAATCTCTAGGCACTGATGTGCCCTTTGACAGTGTAGCTAAAGTTGCAGCCATTGCTTCAATGTGTGTGCAACCAGAGGTATCAAACCGTCCTTTCATGAGTGAGGTTGTGCAGGCTTTAAAACTTGTATGTAGTGAATGTGATgaagcaaaagaagaatcaGGTTCAAGCAGTTTTAGCCTGGAGGATTTATCTGTTGATTTAGCTCTAGGAATAAGCACTGTTTCTGGTCAGCTATCAGATAATTTCCAAAGCCAATTATCAGGTACTAACTTTGATTCTGGAGTTGATATTGAAAGAGGCTTGGCAGCATCAGAAATTTTCAGTTCATCAGCAAGATTTGGCAGGGCGGAGTCTGGATCATTTAGAAGAAACTCTTATTCAGGTCCGCTGAGAACCGGAAGAAGCCGGCAGTTGTGGCAGATAATTAGGAGTCTTTCTAGTGGCAGTGTCAGTGAACACGGAACTATGTTAAAGTTATGA
- the LOC100816296 gene encoding receptor-like serine/threonine-protein kinase ALE2 isoform X8, giving the protein MGVVLALMLQLCIIAFAVTAQEFKGSIISPSPAFLPVVPPGEETLGPIYHGEGSKAPNLPSDGDGFVISPSPANLHVYHSPSSPAVPNGPFYKPPKTFPPSTTAPSPQKIKDIEPSKSPSPSTIALSPPYAVVPLPSAVQGNKPPPVKTSPPQREAPTVRPPFSTPTAPAPVAISSDRSPKISPVSQPIEHGHLTPDVDNRNANNSHLAESFSPAPGAVPSANLPKNSSASQPTENGTFPPKEGTNNGHGLEPISPAPVAVNLPKESPVSQPPEHASLPPIVHQRNANMGHNLKPVSPASVAIPPTTYKITSMDSEPTTQHGSIPPNVHKRNSNKGHTSETVSPEPVASPPWKVENSPPETHPIVPTITPSTLTAPVTSPPSAFPLKPPLVHPIVPVASPSKLPAPVSSPTPLRSFNWKKGGAPVVAPLSRNPKPLPAVIHSPAQGTIFPPKVAPSESSSKRPKMPLLPQVQVLPPPPPNEDCISTVCTEPYTNSPPGEPCRCVWPMRVGLRLSVSLYTFFPLVSELASEIATGVFMKQSQVRIMGANAADQQPEKTVVLIDLVPLGEEFDNTTAFFTSDRFWHKMVIIKAFYFGDYDVLYVSYPGLPPSPPLPPSSLNMFNGGPYSTDGNNGRTIKPIGVDILKRQQKVGLSRGIISTIAVSVSLAVVLCAAAAWVMFKFRDHVSQSASTPRQLSPPSLTKEPGTAGSLRGAGAGVGSVSTSFRSSIAAYTGSAKTFSTNDIKKATDDFHASRILGEGGFGLVYSGILEDGTKVAVKVLKREDHHGDREFLAEVEMLSRLHHRNLVKLIGICIENSFRSLVYELVPNGSVESYLHGVDRGNSPLDWGARMKIALGAARGLAYLHEDSSPRVIHRDFKSSNILLEDDFTPKVSDFGLARTATDEENKHISTRVMGTFGYVAPEYAMTGHLLVKSDVYSYGVVLLELLTGRKPVDMSQAPGQENLVAWARPLLTSKEGCEAMIDQSLGTDVPFDSVAKVAAIASMCVQPEVSNRPFMSEVVQALKLVCSECDEAKEESGSSSFSLEDLSVDLALGISTVSGQLSDNFQSQLSGTNFDSGVDIERGLAASEIFSSSARFGRAESGSFRRNSYSGPLRTGRSRQLWQIIRSLSSGSVSEHGTMLKL; this is encoded by the exons ATGGGGGTGGTTTTGGCCTTGATGCTGCAGCTCTGCATCATTGCCTTTGCTGTGACAGCTCAAGAGTTCAAAG GGTCCATCATATCTCCATCTCCAGCATTTCTTCCAGTCGTTCCTCCTGGTGAAGAAACACTTGGTCCTATTTATCATGGAGAGGGAAGCAAAGCACCAAACCTGCCATCAGATGGAGATG GGTTTGTTATATCCCCATCTCCGGCTAACTTACATGTGTATCATTCCCCTAGCTCTCCAGCAGTACCAAATG GACCATTCTATAAGCCTCCAAAGACATTTCCACCTTCTACAACAGCTCCATCCCCTCAGAAGATTAAAGACATTGAACCATCCAAATCTCCAAGTCCGAGCACCATAGCATTATCACCACCATATGCGGTTGTTCCCTTGCCATCAGCAGTTCAAGGGAACAAGCCACCACCTGTTAAAACAAGTCCACCTCAAAGGGAAGCGCCTACTGTTAGGCCTCCTTTCTCTACACCAACTGCTCCAG CTCCAGTTGCAATATCTTCTGACAGATCACCAAAAATTTCACCAGTCAGCCAACCAATTGAACATGGACATTTGACACCTGATGTGGATAATAGGAATGCAAATAACAGTCACCTTGCAGAGTCATTTTCACCAG CACCAGGTGCAGTACCTTCTGCTAATTTGCCCAAAAATTCATCAGCCAGCCAACCAACTGAAAATGGAACTTTTCCTCCCAAAGAGGGTACAAATAATGGTCATGGCCTGGAACCAATTTCACCAG CCCCTGTAGCAGTTAATTTGCCAAAAGAGTCACCAGTCAGCCAGCCTCCTGAACATGCAAGTTTGCCGCCAATTGTCCATCAAAGGAATGCAAATATGGGTCACAACTTGAAGCCTGTTTCACCAG CCTCAGTTGCTATACCTCCCACAACTTACAAAATAACATCAATGGACAGTGAACCAACGACACAGCATGGAAGCATTCCACCTAATGTTcataaaagaaattcaaataaaggTCACACTTCTGAGACAGTTTCACCAG AACCTGTTGCATCCCCACCATGGAAAGTGGAAAATAGCCCACCAGAGACCCACCCAATTGTCCCAACAATAACTCCATCCACATTAACTG CACCAGTTACATCACCTCCAAGTGCATTTCCATTAAAACCACCATTGGTCCATCCGATTGTTCCAGTAGCATCTCCATCAAAATTACCAG CACCTGTTTCCTCTCCCACTCCTTTGAGAAGCTTCAATTGGAAGAAGGGTGGAGCACCAGTTGTTGCACCTTTGTCCAGAAATCCAAAGCCACTTCCAGCTGTAATACACTCCCCTGCTCAAG GCACCATTTTTCCTCCTAAAGTAGCTCCATCTGAGTCTTCTTCAAAGAGACCTAAGATGCCACTCTTGCCTCAAGTTCAAGTGCTGCCACCGCCGCCTCCTAATGAAG ATTGTATATCAACTGTCTGCACAGAACCTTATACAAATTCTCCGCCTGGAGAACCTTGCAGATGTGTCTGGCCGATGCGTGTTGGTCTTCGCCTTAGTGTTTCTCTTTATACCTTCTTCCCTTTGGTTTCAGAACTAGCTTCTGAAATTGCCACTGGGgttttcatgaaacaaagtcaAGTTCGCATTATGGGAGCAAATGCAGCAGACCAACAACCTGAGAAAACTGTTGTCCTTATTGATTTGGTGCCACTTGGGGAAGAGTTTGATAATACTACAGCCTTTTTTACTTCTGACAGATTCTGGCACAAAATGGTTATTATAAAAGCTTTCTACTTTGGAGACTATGACGTGTTATATGTGAGTTATCCag gtttacctccttctcctcctttaCCTCCTTCAAGCCTTAACATGTTCAATGGAGGTCCATATTCCACTGATGGCAATAATGGAAGGACGATAAAGCCCATTGGGGTCGACATACTGAAGAGACAGCAAAAAGTTGGACTTAGCAGAGGCATAATTTCCACTATTGCTGTTTCTGTTTCTTTAGCAGTTGTTTTATGTGCTGCTGCTGCCTGGGTCATGTTCAAGTTCAGAGATCATGTTAGTCAGTCAGCATCAACCCCACGGCAGCTTTCACCACCTTCTCTTACCAAAGAACCAG GTACTGCAGGATCACTTAGAGGTGCGGGTGCAGGAGTTGGTTCTGTTTCCACATCATTTCGATCTAGCATTGCTGCTTATACAGGATCTGCTAAGACTTTCAGTACGAATGACATCAAGAAAGCTACTGATGATTTCCATGCTTCAAGAATACTTGGAGAGGGCGGTTTTGGCCTTGTTTACAGTGGTATCCTTGAAGATGGGACCAAAGTGGCAGTCAAGGTTCTAAAGAGGGAGGACCATCATGGTGATCGTGAATTCTTAGCTGAAGTTGAGATGCTTAGTCGTCTTCACCATAGAAATTTGGTCAAGTTAATTGGTATATGTATTGAAAACAGCTTCCGCAGCCTTGTTTATGAACTTGTTCCAAATGGAAGCGTGGAATCCTATTTACATG GGGTTGACAGGGGAAACAGCCCACTTGATTGGGGTGCCCGGATGAAGATAGCACTTGGTGCAGCTCGTGGCCTAGCTTACCTGCATGAAGATTCAAGTCCCCGTGTTATACATAGGGacttcaagtctagcaacataTTGTTGGAAGATGATTTTACACCAAAAGTATCTGATTTTGGACTGGCCCGAACAGCAACGGATGAGGAAAACAAGCACATATCAACACGTGTCATGGGAACTTTTGG TTATGTGGCGCCGGAGTATGCAATGACTGGGCATCTTCTTGTTAAGAGTGATGTTTACAGCTATGGTGTTGTTCTTCTTGAGCTTTTGACTGGAAGAAAACCTGTAGACATGTCACAAGCTCCTGGTCAAGAGAATCTTGTCGCTTGGGCTCGTCCACTTCTCACAAGTAAAGAAGGATGTGAAGCAATGATAGACCAATCTCTAGGCACTGATGTGCCCTTTGACAGTGTAGCTAAAGTTGCAGCCATTGCTTCAATGTGTGTGCAACCAGAGGTATCAAACCGTCCTTTCATGAGTGAGGTTGTGCAGGCTTTAAAACTTGTATGTAGTGAATGTGATgaagcaaaagaagaatcaGGTTCAAGCAGTTTTAGCCTGGAGGATTTATCTGTTGATTTAGCTCTAGGAATAAGCACTGTTTCTGGTCAGCTATCAGATAATTTCCAAAGCCAATTATCAGGTACTAACTTTGATTCTGGAGTTGATATTGAAAGAGGCTTGGCAGCATCAGAAATTTTCAGTTCATCAGCAAGATTTGGCAGGGCGGAGTCTGGATCATTTAGAAGAAACTCTTATTCAGGTCCGCTGAGAACCGGAAGAAGCCGGCAGTTGTGGCAGATAATTAGGAGTCTTTCTAGTGGCAGTGTCAGTGAACACGGAACTATGTTAAAGTTATGA